In Prunus dulcis chromosome 1, ALMONDv2, whole genome shotgun sequence, the following are encoded in one genomic region:
- the LOC117616011 gene encoding protein FAR1-RELATED SEQUENCE 11-like encodes MSEGTSLGMEDLSQDDIGTIEETAEDTILSRQTSVNLVPFVGQRFVSQEAAYEFYCSFAKQCGFSIRRHRTRGKDGVGRGVTRRDFTCHRGGYPQMKPSEDGKMQRNRKSSRCGCQAYMRIVKRADFDVPEWRVTGFSNIHNHELLKSNEVRLLPAYCSISTDDKSRICMFAKAGMSVRQMLRLMELEKGVKLGCLPFTEIDVRNLLQSFRNVDRDNDAIDLIAMCKRMKDENPNFKYEFKIDGHNRLEHIAWSYASSVQLYEAFGDTTVFDTTHRLDAYDMLLGIWLGVDNHGMTCFFGCVLLRDENIQSFSWALKTFLGFMKGKAPQTMLTDHNMWLKEAIAVDMPQSKHAFCIWHIVAKFSDWFSVLLGSRYDDWKAEFHRLFNLDFVEDFEDRWREMVNEFGLHTNKHVISLYALRNFWALAYLRHYFFAEMMSTSQAESINAFIQRFLSAQSQLDHFVEQVADIVDYNDRVGAKQKMQRKMQRVCLKTGSPIESHAASVLTPYAFGKLQEELVLAPQYASLLVDEGCFQVRHHTEEDGGCKVVWIPCQGHISCSCYQFEFSGILCRHVLRVLSTNNCFHIPDQYLPTRWCGVSSSSTNTFETATTMKDNSEKIHLLESLASTLVTESVETEDRLDAACEQIGMALSRIKDLPRTTHNAIDIVYNCPSESLILQDVEEADGIIRFTVGNSHESVTLGKLKERRPRDIVEISRKRRHCSGPCCLSVQ; translated from the exons ATGTCAGAAGGAACAAGTCTAGGGATGGAGGATTTATCCCAAGATGATATTGGCACTATAGAGGAAACAGCTGAAGACACGATCTTGTCACGACAGACTTCTGTGAATCTTGTTCCCTTTGTTGGACAAAGATTTGTTTCTCAAGAAGCTGCATACGAATTCTACTGCAGTTTTGCGAAACAATGTGGCTTTTCAATTAGGCGTCATCGTACTCGAGGCAAGGATGGTGTTGGTCGGGGAGTGACAAGAAGAGATTTCACTTGTCATCGTGGTGGATATCCACAGATGAAGCCATCTGAAGATGGAAAGATGCAGAGAAATCGCAAATCATCACGCTGTGGTTGTCAAGCATACATGCGGATTGTTAAGCGGGCAGACTTTGATGTCCCTGAATGGCGTGTTACAGGCTTTAGCAACATCCATAACCACGAACTATTGAAATCCAATGAAGTCCGTCTCCTTCCTGCTTACTGTTCCATATCTACTGATGACAAGAGTCGGATTTGCATGTTTGCAAAAGCTGGGATGTCAGTGCGGCAAATGTTAAGATTGATGGAACTGGAGAAAGGTGTTAAACTAGGGTGCTTACCATTTACAGAGATAGACGTGAGAAACCTACTTCAGTCTTTTAGAAATGTTGATAGAGATAATGATGCAATTGATCTTATAGCAATGTGCAAAAGGATGAAAGatgaaaaccctaatttcaaGTATGAATTTAAAATAGATGGTCATAACAGGCTGGAGCATATTGCATGGTCTTATGCTTCATCTGTTCAGTTGTACGAGGCATTTGGAGACACAACGGTTTTTGACACAACCCATCGTTTGGATGCCTATGATATGCTGCTAGGAATTTGGCTTGGAGTGGATAATCATGGAATGACTTGTTTCTTTGGCTGTGTGCTTCTGCGGGATGAGAATATTCAGTCTTTTTCCTGGGCATTGAAG ACATTTTTGGGGTTCATGAAAGGAAAGGCTCCACAGACAATGTTAACTGACCATAACATGTGGCTGAAAGAGGCTATTGCTGTTGACATGCCCCAATCAAAGCATGCCTTTTGTATATGGCACATCGTCGCAAAGTTCTCAGATTGGTTTTCTGTACTTCTTGGATCTCGATATGATGATTGGAAAGCTGAGTTTCACCGGCTGTTTAATCTGGACTTCGTGGAAGACTTTGAAGATAGATGGAGGGAAATGGTGAACGAATTTGGACTGCATACAAATAAGCATGTAATCAGCTTATATGCGCTGCGGAATTTTTGGGCTTTAGCATATTTGAGGCATTACTTTTTTGCAGAAATGATGAGTACAAGTCAGGCAGAATCAATTAATGCTTTTATCCAACGTTTTTTGAGTGCACAGTCCCAACTAGATCATTTTGTAGAGCAA GTAGCTGATATTGTTGATTATAATGATCGGGTTGGGGCAAAGCAAAAGATGCAAAGGAAAATGCAGAGAGTGTGCCTTAAAACGGGTTCGCCAATTGAATCACATGCTGCTTCTGTTCTTACCCCTTATGCCTTCGGAAAACTTCAAGAGGAACTTGTATTGGCTCCACAGTATGCATCTCTTCTGGTAGATGAAGGTTGTTTCCAGGTCAGACACCATACTGAGGAAGATGGAGGGTGCAAAGTGGTTTGGATTCCTTGTCAAGGCCACATTAGCTGTAGCTGCTATCAGTTCGAGTTCTCCGGCATCCTTTGTAGGCACGTTCTTCGTGTCCTGTCAACTAATAATTGCTTTCATATTCCAGACCAGTATCTACCCACCCGTTGGTGCGGTGTCAGTTCATCTTCCACTAACACCTTTGAGACTGCTACTACTATGAAAGACAATTCTGAGAAGATTCACTTATTGGAGTCCTTGGCTTCAACACTTGTTACGGAGTCAGTTGAAACAGAGGATCGCCTTGATGCTGCTTGCGAGCAAATTGGAATGGCATTATCACGCATTAAAGACCTTCCTAGGACAACACATAATGCGATCGACATTGTGTATAATTGTCCATCTGAATCACTGATTCTACAAGATGTGGAAGAGGCTGATGGAATTATTCGCTTTACAGTAGGAAATTCTCATGAATCTGTTACTTTAGGAAAGCTTAAAGAAAGAAGGCCAAGAGATATAGTTGAAATTAGTAGAAAGCGACGGCATTGTTCAGGGCCTTGCTGTCTGAGTGTCCAATAG
- the LOC117615482 gene encoding uncharacterized protein LOC117615482 isoform X1 has protein sequence MAKRMAVTHADLAPSRPDTGFGSKTGAFLTLLTILCGLFCFILCLIAEVTRSKVTWQISSDEGDEGGKSQCVYSGSGKSPLLCAASAFLGLAIIMVVEHAYMLIAISNSPPSVLVIWEPDHSGPAKSLKWQAAFFFVATWVSFAVGEILLLIGLSVESGHLRKWSRPRPSCLVLREGVFSAAGVFALTTVLLAAGLYLTALRAQRISLHQETVRREIVEASILYASPPTSPQISTIPRENPIFRETHNIDHQPPAALSKHLNL, from the exons ATGGCAAAGAGAATGGCAGTCACACACGCAGACCTTGCACCAAGTCGTCCCGACACAGGCTTTGGTAGCAAAACAGGTGCTTTTCTCACGCTCTTGACCATTCTCTGTGGCCTGTTCTGCTTCATTCTATGCCTAATTGCTGAAGTCACTCGTTCTAAG GTCACATGGCAGATCAGCAGTGATGAAGGGGATGAGGGAGGAAAATCCCAATGTGTATATAGCGGCAGTGGGAAATCGCCGCTGTTATGTGCAGCCAGTGCATTTTTGGGGCTGGCAATCATCATGGTGGTGGAACATGCATACATGTTGATTGCAATTAGCAACTCCCCTCCATCAGTCTTGGTTATTTGGGAGCCTGATCATTCTGGTCCTGCCAAGAGTTTGAAATGGCAAGCTGCCTTCTTCTTTGTTGCAACTTG GGTTTCCTTTGCTGTTGGGGAGATCTTGTTGTTGATTGGGCTAAGTGTGGAGTCAGGGCACTTGAGAAAATGGTCAAGACCAAGACCCAGCTGCCTCGTTCTCAGAGAAGGTGTGTTCTCTGCAGCTGGAGTGTTTGCCTTGACCACTGTGTTGCTTGCTGCTGGATTATACTTGACTGCATTGCGGGCACAAAGAATCTCCCTGCACCAAGAAACCGTCCGGCGAGAAATCGTTGAGGCCTCCATACTCTATGCATCTCCACCAACCTCACCTCAGATCTCAACCATTCCTAGAGAAAACCCCATTTTCAGAGAAACACACAACATTGATCACCAGCCTCCAGCCGCTCTTAGCAAACATTTGAATTTATAG
- the LOC117615482 gene encoding uncharacterized protein LOC117615482 isoform X2, with the protein MAKRMAVTHADLAPSRPDTGFGSKTGAFLTLLTILCGLFCFILCLIAEVTRSKISSDEGDEGGKSQCVYSGSGKSPLLCAASAFLGLAIIMVVEHAYMLIAISNSPPSVLVIWEPDHSGPAKSLKWQAAFFFVATWVSFAVGEILLLIGLSVESGHLRKWSRPRPSCLVLREGVFSAAGVFALTTVLLAAGLYLTALRAQRISLHQETVRREIVEASILYASPPTSPQISTIPRENPIFRETHNIDHQPPAALSKHLNL; encoded by the exons ATGGCAAAGAGAATGGCAGTCACACACGCAGACCTTGCACCAAGTCGTCCCGACACAGGCTTTGGTAGCAAAACAGGTGCTTTTCTCACGCTCTTGACCATTCTCTGTGGCCTGTTCTGCTTCATTCTATGCCTAATTGCTGAAGTCACTCGTTCTAAG ATCAGCAGTGATGAAGGGGATGAGGGAGGAAAATCCCAATGTGTATATAGCGGCAGTGGGAAATCGCCGCTGTTATGTGCAGCCAGTGCATTTTTGGGGCTGGCAATCATCATGGTGGTGGAACATGCATACATGTTGATTGCAATTAGCAACTCCCCTCCATCAGTCTTGGTTATTTGGGAGCCTGATCATTCTGGTCCTGCCAAGAGTTTGAAATGGCAAGCTGCCTTCTTCTTTGTTGCAACTTG GGTTTCCTTTGCTGTTGGGGAGATCTTGTTGTTGATTGGGCTAAGTGTGGAGTCAGGGCACTTGAGAAAATGGTCAAGACCAAGACCCAGCTGCCTCGTTCTCAGAGAAGGTGTGTTCTCTGCAGCTGGAGTGTTTGCCTTGACCACTGTGTTGCTTGCTGCTGGATTATACTTGACTGCATTGCGGGCACAAAGAATCTCCCTGCACCAAGAAACCGTCCGGCGAGAAATCGTTGAGGCCTCCATACTCTATGCATCTCCACCAACCTCACCTCAGATCTCAACCATTCCTAGAGAAAACCCCATTTTCAGAGAAACACACAACATTGATCACCAGCCTCCAGCCGCTCTTAGCAAACATTTGAATTTATAG
- the LOC117630963 gene encoding importin subunit alpha-2, with protein sequence MSLRPSARTEVRRNRYKVAVDAEEGRRRREDNMVEIRKSKREESLLKKRREGLQSQQFAPALQPSNVEKKLESLPSMVSGVWSDNNNLQLEATTQFRKLLSIERSPPIEEVIQSGVVPRFVEFLMREDFPQLQFEAAWALTNIASGTSENTKVVIEHGAVPIFVKLLASPSDDVREQAVWALGNVAGDSPRCRDLVLGNGALMPLLAQLNEHAKLSMLRNATWTLSNFCRGKPQPPFDQVRPALPALERLVHSNDEEVLTDACWALSYLSDGTNDKIQAVIEAGVCTRLVQLLLHPSPSVLIPALRTVGNIVTGDDLQTQCIINNGALPCLLSLLTHNHKKSIKKEACWTISNITAGNREQIQSVIDASLIGPLVNLLQNAEFDIKKEAAWAISNATSGGTPEQIKYLVGEGCIKPLCDLLVCPDPRIVTVCLEGLENILKVGEAEKNAGNTGEVNLYAQLIDDAEGLEKIENLQSHDNTEIYEKAVKILETYWVEEDDETLPSGDGSQPGFHFGGNELQVPSGGFNFS encoded by the exons ATGTCGCTGAGGCCGAGCGCCAGGACCGAGGTCCGCCGGAACCGGTACAAAGTGGCGGTGGACGCAGAGGAAGGTCGTCGTAGGAGAGAGGACAACATGGTGGAGATCCGAAAAAGCAAGCGCGAAGAGAGTTTGCTGAAGAAGCGTCGCGAAGGCCTCCAATCCCAGCAATTCGCACCCGCTCTTCAGCCCTCAAATGTCGAGAAGAAG TTGGAGAGTCTGCCTTCGATGGTTTCTGGGGTTTGGTCTGACAACAATAATTTGCAACTGGAGGCCACTACACAGTTTCGAAAGCTGCTTTCTATTG AACGAAGCCCTCCAATTGAGGAAGTCATTCAATCTGGGGTGGTTCCACGCTTTGTTGAGTTCCTCATGAGGGAGGATTTCCCACAACTTCAG TTTGAGGCTGCTTGGGCTCTTACAAACATAGCGTCAGGAACCTCAGAGAACACCAAGGTGGTGATCGAACATGGGGCAGTCCCAATATTCGTAAAGCTTCTTGCTTCTCCAAGTGATGATGTTAGGGAGCAG GCTGTGTGGGCATTGGGAAATGTTGCTGGTGATTCCCCTAGATGCCGTGATCTTGTCCTTGGCAACGGAGCTTTGATGCCATTGCTGGCTCAGTTGAATGAGCATGCAAAGCTTTCGATGCTGAGAAATGCAACATGGACACTGTCTAACTTTTGCAGGGGCAAGCCACAGCCTCCATTTGACCAG GTGAGGCCAGCACTTCCAGCGCTTGAGCGTTTAGTTCATTCCAATGATGAAGAAGTCTTGACAGATGCCTGCTGGGCACTGTCGTATCTCTCCGATGGTACGAATGACAAAATTCAAGCCGTGATTGAGGCAGGCGTCTGCACCCGACTTGTACAGCTCCTCTT GCATCCATCTCCTTCGGTTCTCATTCCTGCACTTCGTACTGTTGGTAATATTGTGACAGGAGATGATCTTCAGACTCAG TGTATTATCAACAATGGTGCACTCCCATGCCTTCTGAGTCTATTGACTCATAATCATAAAAAGAGCATCAAGAAAGAAGCATGCTggacaatctcaaatattacAGCTGGAAACAGGGAACAGATACAG TCTGTAATTGACGCTAGTTTGATTGGCCCTCTGGTCAATTTGCTCCAAAATGCTGAGTTTGACATAAAGAAAGAAGCTGCATGGGCAATCTCAAATGCTACTTCTGGCGGCACTCCTGAGCAAATCAA GTACCTTGTTGGCGAAGGCTGTATAAAACCATTGTGCGATCTTCTTGTATGCCCTGATCCAAGAATTGTCACCGTCTGTTTAGAAGGTTTGGAGAACATTCTGAAAGTTGGGGAAGCTGAAAAGAATGCTGGTAACACTGGAGAAGTTAACTTGTATGCCCAATTGATTGATGATGCTGAGGGCCTAGAAAAGATTGAAAATCTACAGAGTCATGACAACACTGAGATCTATGAGAAGGCAGTTAAAATTCTTGAGACATATTGGGTGGAGGAAGATGATGAGACATTACCATCAGGAGATGGTTCCCAGCCAGGCTTCCACTTTGGAGGGAACGAACTTCAAGTTCCATCTGGTGGATTCAACTTTAGCTGA
- the LOC117614019 gene encoding GATA transcription factor 15-like, translating to MLDPSDKGSESEEMNIKTPDVGSSEEGHKKTCADCGTSKTPLWRGGPAGPKSLCNACGIRSRKKRRAILGLNKENPNDKKGKRNKQLGDGLKQRLLALGREVLMQRSTVERQRRKLGEEEQAAVLLMALSYGSVYA from the exons ATGTTGGATCCAAGCGATAAA GGATCAGAGTCCGAGGAGATGAACATCAAAACCCCAGATGTGGGTTCATCCGAAGAAGGCCATAAGAAGACCTGTGCCGACTGCGGAACCTCCAAAACTCCTTTATGGAGGGGAGGCCCAGCAGGACCTAAG TCGCTATGCAATGCGTGCGGGATCAGAAgcaggaagaagagaagggcCATTCTGGGcttgaacaaagaaaacccCAATGATAAAAAGGGCAAGAGAAACAAGCAGCTAGGCGATGGTTTGAAGCAGAGGCTATTGGCTCTGGGAAGAGAGGTTTTGATGCAGAGATCGACGGTGGAGAGGCAGAGGAGGAAGCTAGGGGAAGAAGAACAAGCGGCTGTGCTACTGATGGCTCTTTCATATGGCTCTGTCTATGCTTAG
- the LOC117614678 gene encoding extensin-like, with the protein MKTVHKTQLSLIMLLVMMASTTTMSSPSPKSKVTSKAQIECTMCSLCENPCGQVPSPPPPPPSSPPPSPPSSSSNCPPPPSPPSSGTTYYSPPPPAQPTYYYPPPQGGGGGGGGSGAFYPPPNNKNYPVPPPPNPIVPYFPFYYYNPPPHSASSSSVQLMTSSYPLVYSVVSVALFSVLSCLF; encoded by the coding sequence ATGAAAACTGTTCATAAAACCCAATTGAGTCTCATCATGCTTCTAGTGATGATGGCCTCAACCACAACGATGTCTTCACCATCACCAAAGTCGAAGGTGACCTCCAAGGCCCAGATCGAATGCACAATGTGCTCCCTATGCGAAAACCCATGTGGCCAAGTTCCATCTCCGCCACCTCCTCCCCCTTCATCTCCGCCGCCTTCTCCGCCATCGTCATCCTCCAACTGTCCGCCTCCTCCGTCGCCGCCGAGCTCTGGCACCACCTACTACTCTCCTCCGCCTCCGGCTCAGCCCACTTACTACTACCCGCCTCCGcaaggtggtggtggcggcggcggcggaAGTGGAGCGTTTTATCCGCCGCCCAATAACAAGAACTACCCTGTGCCGCCACCACCGAACCCAATTGTGCCGTACTTTCCGTTTTACTATTATAACCCTCCTCCTCACTCTGCGTCATCCAGCTCAGTTCAGCTGATGACTAGCAGCTACCCATTAGTTTACAGTGTTGTCAGTGTTGCTCTGTTTTCTGTTCTAAGTTGTTTGTTTTGa